Proteins from a single region of Roseateles sp. XES5:
- a CDS encoding ABC transporter permease encodes MTSVDIFTGLAPAARQRAAGKARRSLAATLKAFPYGLALAWLTLATVLLWAAVPQLFTAYDPLAGAPGGQLKAPSAAHLLGTDALGRDLFARIVHGAVHSLSGALAAVGVGLLAGTALGLVAGSVRGRVDAVLMRLVDVLLSIPTLLLSLSIIILLGFGTLNAAIAVGATAIAGFARLMRAEVVRVRNAEFVEAAFGSGGTFAAVLWRHILPNSLTSVVAYTAVQFGWAILQISTLGFLGYGAPPPTPEWGLLIAEGRNYLATAWWLTAAPGLVVVAVVLAANRISRSIGRKAR; translated from the coding sequence ATGACCAGCGTCGATATCTTTACCGGTCTGGCGCCCGCCGCCCGCCAGAGGGCCGCCGGCAAGGCGCGCCGCAGCCTCGCCGCCACGCTCAAGGCGTTTCCCTACGGGCTGGCGCTCGCCTGGCTCACCCTCGCCACCGTGCTGCTCTGGGCGGCCGTACCACAACTCTTCACCGCCTACGATCCGCTGGCCGGCGCGCCCGGCGGCCAGTTGAAGGCCCCGTCCGCCGCCCATCTTCTCGGCACGGACGCGCTCGGCCGCGACCTCTTCGCCCGCATCGTCCACGGCGCGGTGCATTCGCTCTCCGGGGCGCTCGCCGCCGTCGGCGTCGGCCTCCTCGCCGGCACCGCGCTCGGCCTCGTCGCCGGGTCGGTGCGCGGGCGGGTGGATGCGGTGCTGATGCGCCTCGTCGACGTGCTGCTCTCCATTCCCACCCTGCTCCTTTCCCTCAGCATCATCATCCTTCTCGGCTTCGGCACGCTGAACGCCGCCATCGCCGTCGGCGCGACCGCCATCGCGGGCTTCGCCCGGCTGATGCGGGCCGAGGTGGTGCGGGTGCGCAATGCCGAATTCGTCGAAGCCGCCTTCGGCAGCGGCGGCACCTTCGCCGCGGTGCTGTGGCGACATATCCTGCCCAATTCGCTGACCTCGGTCGTTGCCTATACGGCCGTGCAGTTCGGCTGGGCGATCCTGCAGATCTCGACGCTCGGCTTCCTCGGCTACGGCGCCCCGCCGCCAACGCCGGAATGGGGCCTGCTCATTGCCGAGGGCCGCAACTATCTCGCCACCGCCTGGTGGCTCACCGCCGCCCCGGGCCTCGTCGTCGTCGCCGTGGTGCTTGCGGCCAACCGCATCAGCCGCTCGATCGGAAGGAAGGCGCGATGA
- a CDS encoding TIGR04028 family ABC transporter substrate-binding protein: MTLHRNRLALRLAILAAGLFPAVVSAADAPAKGGTLVYLEQQAHTNLYPPAGGFYPNGGILNQITDKLTYQNPKTLEIEPWLAESWQVNADATEYTFKLRPGITFSDGTPLDANAVAKNFDTFGLGNKALKQPVSEVVNNYERSEVIDPLTVKFHFKKPSPGFLQGTSVIGSGIVSLATLALPFEQLGDATRIVGSGPFVVSAETLGKTLDLKAREDYAWGPAKLEHQGRAYLDEIKYIITGEDSVRIGALLAGQADFIRQIQAYDEAQVESQDFQLYTPGTRGINNSIVFRPDNPLVSDVKVRKALSLAVNRDEIIATLFSKSYPKATSILASTAIGYVPQDDKLAYDPEQAKALLDEAGFKPGADGIREKDGQKLVLTSYASLPQPQSQAVLQLIAQQWAGIGVTLNVLAGDAGSKTVDELDPLKTPVAVAMVGRADPDVVKSQYYPTLRNVLVQKGGTSDKVKTFVDEKLNAILDEIASEPDREKRLKAVAEAQAHVLEQAYAVPIFEEPQAFAGAHYVKGVAFEAVGRPAFYSTWLDK; encoded by the coding sequence ACCTCTATCCGCCGGCCGGAGGCTTCTACCCGAACGGCGGCATCCTCAACCAGATTACCGACAAGCTGACCTACCAGAATCCCAAGACGCTGGAGATCGAGCCGTGGCTCGCCGAATCCTGGCAGGTCAATGCGGACGCCACCGAATATACGTTCAAGCTCCGGCCCGGCATCACCTTCTCCGACGGCACGCCGCTTGACGCCAACGCGGTCGCGAAGAATTTCGACACGTTCGGCCTCGGCAACAAGGCGCTGAAGCAGCCGGTCTCGGAGGTGGTTAACAACTACGAGCGCAGCGAAGTCATCGATCCGCTGACAGTGAAATTCCATTTCAAGAAGCCCTCGCCGGGCTTCCTGCAGGGCACCTCGGTGATCGGCTCGGGCATCGTCTCGCTCGCGACCCTCGCCCTGCCCTTCGAACAACTCGGCGACGCGACCAGGATCGTCGGCTCCGGCCCCTTCGTCGTCTCGGCCGAGACGCTCGGCAAGACGCTCGATCTCAAGGCCCGCGAGGACTACGCCTGGGGGCCGGCGAAGCTGGAGCACCAGGGACGCGCCTATCTCGACGAGATCAAGTACATCATCACCGGCGAGGACAGCGTGCGCATCGGCGCCCTCCTGGCCGGGCAGGCGGACTTCATCCGCCAGATCCAGGCCTATGACGAGGCGCAGGTCGAAAGCCAGGACTTCCAGCTCTATACGCCCGGCACGCGCGGCATCAACAATTCCATCGTCTTCCGTCCGGACAATCCGCTCGTCTCCGACGTGAAGGTGCGCAAGGCCCTGTCGCTCGCCGTCAACCGCGACGAGATCATCGCCACGCTCTTCTCCAAGAGCTACCCCAAGGCGACATCGATCCTCGCCTCCACGGCCATCGGCTACGTGCCGCAGGACGACAAGCTGGCCTACGACCCGGAACAGGCCAAGGCGCTGCTCGACGAGGCGGGCTTCAAGCCCGGCGCAGACGGCATCCGCGAAAAGGACGGCCAGAAGCTGGTGCTGACCTCCTACGCCTCGCTGCCGCAGCCGCAGAGCCAGGCGGTGCTGCAGCTCATCGCCCAGCAATGGGCCGGGATCGGCGTGACACTGAACGTGCTGGCGGGCGATGCCGGCAGCAAGACCGTGGACGAACTCGACCCGCTGAAAACACCGGTCGCCGTCGCCATGGTCGGGCGCGCCGACCCCGACGTCGTCAAGAGCCAGTACTATCCGACGCTGCGCAACGTGCTGGTCCAGAAGGGCGGCACCAGCGACAAGGTGAAGACCTTCGTCGACGAGAAACTGAACGCCATCCTCGACGAGATCGCCTCTGAGCCCGACCGGGAGAAGCGCCTGAAGGCCGTCGCAGAGGCACAGGCCCATGTGCTGGAACAGGCCTATGCGGTGCCGATCTTCGAGGAGCCGCAGGCCTTCGCCGGCGCCCACTACGTCAAGGGCGTCGCCTTCGAGGCGGTCGGCCGTCCCGCCTTCTACAGCACCTGGCTCGACAAGTGA
- a CDS encoding putative FMN-dependent luciferase-like monooxygenase: MTRTNTPKRLGFFTRLLDDAPAGERYRLAAEQIAHAEQNGFDSAWIAQHHFHADEGGLPAPAVFLAHVAAQTSTIRLGTGVITLPMENALRVAEDTAVLDLLSGGRLEIGFGTGGTRESFEAFGISSERRGEVYAENLGIIRDAWTGKPLKGGNRLYPQAPHLVDRLWLATFSAGGARLAGLSGDGLMLSRTQPRPAETPDATLDDIQNPIIDAYLAALPEGRAPRILGSRSLFVADDRKRALALAETGLRRIADRFVELGHRIPGNTVEDLIKGLDSHVGTPDDVIASLKADTTLARATDIVFQVHSIDPPHADILRSIELIAAEVAPALGWRGPSKPQLVAAQ, translated from the coding sequence ATGACCAGAACCAACACTCCCAAGAGACTGGGCTTCTTCACCCGTCTGCTCGACGACGCACCTGCCGGCGAGCGGTATCGCCTGGCGGCCGAGCAGATCGCTCACGCCGAGCAGAACGGCTTCGACAGCGCCTGGATCGCCCAGCACCATTTCCATGCCGATGAAGGCGGCCTGCCCGCGCCCGCCGTCTTCCTCGCCCATGTCGCGGCGCAGACATCCACCATCCGGCTCGGCACCGGCGTCATCACCCTGCCGATGGAGAACGCACTGCGCGTCGCCGAGGATACGGCCGTGCTCGATCTCCTTTCCGGCGGGCGGCTGGAGATCGGTTTCGGCACCGGCGGCACGCGGGAATCCTTCGAGGCCTTCGGCATCTCATCGGAAAGGCGCGGCGAGGTCTATGCCGAAAACCTCGGCATCATCAGGGACGCCTGGACCGGAAAGCCGCTCAAGGGCGGCAACAGGCTCTACCCGCAGGCCCCGCATCTCGTCGACCGGCTGTGGCTCGCCACCTTCTCGGCCGGCGGCGCGCGGCTTGCCGGCCTTTCCGGCGACGGGCTGATGCTCTCGCGCACCCAGCCGCGCCCGGCCGAAACGCCGGACGCAACGCTCGACGACATCCAGAACCCGATCATCGACGCCTATCTCGCGGCTCTGCCCGAGGGACGCGCGCCGCGCATCCTCGGTTCGCGGAGCCTCTTCGTCGCCGACGATCGCAAGCGGGCGCTGGCGCTGGCCGAAACGGGCCTGCGGCGCATCGCGGACCGCTTCGTGGAACTCGGCCACCGCATTCCCGGCAACACGGTCGAAGACCTGATCAAGGGGCTCGACAGCCATGTCGGCACGCCGGACGACGTCATCGCCTCGCTCAAGGCCGATACCACGCTCGCCCGCGCCACCGATATCGTCTTCCAGGTCCACTCCATCGATCCGCCGCACGCGGATATCCTCCGCTCCATCGAACTGATCGCCGCCGAGGTCGCCCCCGCCCTCGGCTGGCGTGGGCCGTCGAAACCGCAGCTCGTCGCTGCGCAGTAA
- a CDS encoding alkylhydroperoxidase domain protein — translation MTDTIIEPAIENPPVAFTQDHIGWTAWLPPLAEDELNERHYEALVDKARAKSGYFALLVRDPDILEARTKTDNDIFYNTKDGLPRAERELAATAASRLNGCILCASVHSRFATQHSKRPEDVQKLLDEGLSADLGERWNAIVAASAALSATPPAFGTAHVERLRAAGLADEEISDLVHGASFFNWANRLMLSLGEPTPAAA, via the coding sequence ATGACCGACACCATCATCGAACCCGCCATCGAAAACCCGCCCGTCGCCTTCACGCAGGATCATATCGGCTGGACCGCATGGTTGCCGCCGCTCGCCGAAGACGAGCTGAACGAGCGCCACTACGAGGCGCTGGTCGACAAGGCGCGTGCCAAATCAGGCTATTTTGCCCTGCTGGTGCGCGATCCGGATATCCTGGAAGCCCGCACCAAGACCGACAACGACATCTTCTACAACACGAAGGACGGCCTGCCGCGCGCCGAGCGGGAGCTCGCCGCCACCGCCGCCTCGCGCCTCAACGGCTGCATCCTGTGCGCCTCCGTGCATTCGCGCTTCGCCACGCAGCATTCCAAGCGCCCGGAAGACGTGCAGAAGCTGCTCGACGAGGGCCTTTCCGCCGATCTCGGCGAGCGGTGGAATGCCATCGTCGCCGCCTCCGCCGCGCTCAGCGCCACGCCGCCGGCCTTCGGCACGGCGCATGTGGAGCGTCTGCGCGCCGCAGGCCTTGCCGACGAGGAGATTTCCGACCTCGTGCACGGCGCCTCGTTCTTCAACTGGGCGAACCGCCTGATGCTCTCGCTGGGTGAGCCGACGCCGGCGGCAGCCTGA
- a CDS encoding ABC transporter ATP-binding protein: protein MTPVLDIRDLHVSYSQGDARTTVVHGVSFSIAPGEVVALVGESGSGKTSTAQAVIGLLPENGRLESGAILLNGEDISRWNARRLRSIRGAVVSLIPQDPGNSLNPVLTVGAQVREILELHGRLDRREADRQVIELLGHVGLSDPALRAKQYPHELSGGMKQRVLIAIAIALKPALIIADEPTSALDVTVQRRILDLIDDLRREHGTALLFVTHDLGVAADRSDRIVVLQGGRIQEQGETAAVLAAPASAYTRKLLSDAPSLTRAASRPPVGDGRPVAVAVQNLVQDFDLPGGRKFRAVDDVSFTVARGTTHAVVGESGSGKTTTIRAIAGFQKPTGGQTLVGGLNAGNLKAETLRQFRRKVQLVYQNPWGSLDPRQTVQAIVEEPLLNFEPLGRNERAARVAAIIERVGLPASVLSRLPHALSGGQRQRVAIARALVLEPEVVVLDEAVSALDVTVQAQILDLLAELQRDLGLTYVFVSHDLAVVRQIADTVSVLQNGRQVDYGPVEAVFANPASAYTRELIAAIPGSKLPQALSTGLTP, encoded by the coding sequence ATGACCCCGGTTCTCGACATCCGCGACCTCCACGTCTCCTACAGCCAGGGCGATGCCCGGACCACCGTCGTGCACGGCGTCTCCTTCTCCATCGCGCCCGGCGAGGTCGTGGCGCTGGTCGGGGAAAGCGGCTCGGGCAAGACCTCCACCGCGCAGGCCGTCATCGGCCTGCTGCCGGAGAACGGCCGGCTGGAGTCCGGCGCGATCCTGCTCAACGGAGAAGATATTTCCCGCTGGAACGCCAGGCGCCTGCGCAGCATCCGCGGCGCGGTCGTCAGCCTCATCCCGCAGGACCCCGGCAACTCGCTCAACCCCGTGCTGACGGTCGGCGCGCAGGTGCGCGAAATCCTCGAACTGCACGGCCGGCTCGACCGGCGGGAGGCGGACCGCCAGGTGATCGAACTTCTCGGCCATGTCGGCCTGTCCGATCCGGCGCTACGAGCAAAGCAATACCCGCATGAACTGTCGGGTGGCATGAAGCAGCGCGTGCTGATCGCCATCGCCATTGCCCTGAAGCCCGCCCTCATCATCGCCGACGAGCCGACCTCCGCGCTCGACGTCACCGTGCAGCGCCGTATCCTCGACCTGATCGACGACCTGCGCCGCGAACACGGTACCGCCCTCCTCTTCGTCACCCACGATCTCGGCGTCGCCGCCGACCGCTCCGACCGCATCGTCGTGCTGCAGGGCGGGCGCATCCAGGAACAGGGTGAGACCGCCGCCGTGCTCGCCGCACCGGCCAGCGCCTATACGCGCAAGCTGCTCTCCGACGCCCCCTCCCTTACCCGCGCCGCATCGCGGCCGCCGGTGGGAGACGGCCGGCCGGTGGCCGTCGCCGTCCAGAACCTCGTGCAGGATTTCGACCTGCCGGGCGGGCGGAAATTCCGCGCCGTCGACGACGTCTCCTTCACCGTCGCACGTGGCACCACCCATGCCGTGGTCGGCGAATCCGGTTCCGGCAAGACGACGACGATCCGCGCCATCGCCGGTTTCCAGAAGCCGACGGGCGGCCAGACCCTTGTCGGCGGCCTGAACGCCGGCAACCTGAAGGCCGAAACCCTTCGCCAGTTCCGCCGCAAGGTCCAGCTCGTCTATCAGAACCCCTGGGGCTCGCTCGATCCACGTCAGACGGTTCAGGCGATCGTCGAGGAGCCGCTGCTCAACTTCGAGCCGCTCGGCCGGAACGAACGCGCCGCGCGCGTTGCCGCGATCATCGAACGCGTCGGCCTGCCGGCAAGCGTGCTCTCCCGTCTGCCGCATGCGCTTTCCGGCGGCCAGCGGCAGCGCGTCGCCATCGCCCGCGCACTGGTGCTGGAACCCGAGGTCGTGGTGCTGGACGAGGCGGTCTCGGCGCTCGATGTCACCGTGCAGGCGCAGATCCTCGATCTTCTGGCCGAATTGCAGCGTGATCTCGGCCTGACCTATGTCTTCGTCTCGCACGACCTGGCCGTGGTGCGCCAGATCGCCGACACCGTCTCCGTGCTGCAGAACGGGAGACAGGTCGATTACGGCCCGGTCGAGGCCGTCTTCGCCAATCCCGCCAGCGCCTATACGCGCGAACTCATCGCCGCCATTCCCGGCAGCAAACTTCCGCAAGCCCTTTCAACCGGACTGACCCCATGA
- a CDS encoding ABC transporter permease: MTRYVTGQIGQAILVLWAAFTLSFILLQAMPGDAVLIKFLNPEFGLSADQVREIRAAYAVDSSLPVQYLHTLANFLTGDFGYSMQAGVPVSAQLATNLPPTLALAALGFAAATALAVAIALLSTLAPFAWLRNLVQSLPALLISVPVFWLAIMLIQIFSFRLKLVSVINPGPWESLVLPVATLAVPIAAPLAQILIRAIDDIRTRPFVGVARAKGASEFHLIWRHVARNALLPTLTIAGVLFGELLAGAVVTETVFGLNGIGGLTEKAVSNQDLSVLQAVVVVSAAAFVTINLAVDLAFPLLDPRLRTRNGAQS; this comes from the coding sequence ATGACACGCTACGTCACCGGCCAGATCGGACAGGCCATCCTCGTCCTGTGGGCCGCCTTCACCCTGTCCTTCATCCTGCTGCAGGCCATGCCCGGCGATGCGGTGCTGATCAAGTTCCTCAACCCGGAATTCGGCCTCAGCGCCGATCAGGTCCGTGAGATCCGCGCCGCCTACGCGGTCGATTCCAGCCTTCCGGTGCAGTATCTCCACACGCTGGCAAACTTCCTTACCGGCGATTTCGGCTATTCCATGCAGGCCGGCGTGCCGGTCTCCGCGCAGCTCGCGACAAACCTGCCGCCGACGCTGGCGCTCGCCGCCCTCGGCTTTGCCGCCGCCACGGCGCTCGCCGTCGCCATCGCCCTCCTCTCCACGCTCGCGCCCTTCGCCTGGCTGCGCAATCTCGTGCAGTCGCTGCCGGCGCTGCTCATTTCCGTACCGGTGTTCTGGCTGGCGATCATGCTTATCCAGATCTTCTCCTTCCGGCTGAAGCTGGTCTCGGTCATCAATCCCGGCCCGTGGGAAAGTCTCGTCCTTCCGGTCGCCACGCTCGCCGTACCCATCGCCGCGCCGCTGGCGCAGATCCTCATCCGCGCCATCGACGATATCCGCACGCGGCCCTTCGTCGGCGTGGCGCGCGCCAAGGGGGCGAGCGAATTCCACCTCATCTGGCGGCATGTCGCCCGCAATGCGCTGCTGCCCACCCTCACCATCGCCGGCGTGCTGTTCGGCGAACTGCTGGCGGGGGCCGTCGTCACGGAGACCGTCTTCGGCCTCAACGGTATCGGCGGCCTCACCGAAAAGGCCGTCAGCAACCAGGATCTCTCGGTGCTGCAGGCCGTCGTGGTGGTCTCGGCCGCCGCCTTCGTCACCATCAACCTTGCCGTGGACCTGGCCTTCCCCTTGCTCGATCCACGCCTCAGAACCCGGAACGGTGCCCAGTCATGA
- a CDS encoding CMD domain protein, which translates to MTDTIDIIDHLAGIAPQTRGDALRTRRPVTREHAQKSWRALFTPTDAGAVSLPERFAVAAFVAALHGAPQIAAFYGERLAEAENGPALLSTVKGLAALHAAEGPYGRYPAGPLSAEDADGPVFSIGEADRAVLGDRLAAALEHAHLLVYRPREASPAALQTLLSAGWSTTGIVTLSQLVSFLAFQIRVVAGLKTLAAA; encoded by the coding sequence ATGACCGATACGATCGACATCATCGACCATCTGGCCGGCATCGCCCCTCAGACCAGGGGCGACGCGCTGCGCACCCGCCGTCCCGTAACGCGCGAGCACGCCCAGAAGAGCTGGCGCGCCCTCTTCACGCCCACTGACGCCGGCGCGGTGTCGCTGCCCGAGCGCTTCGCCGTCGCGGCCTTCGTTGCCGCGCTGCATGGCGCGCCGCAGATCGCCGCCTTCTACGGCGAAAGGCTCGCGGAGGCGGAAAACGGCCCGGCGCTCCTGTCCACCGTGAAGGGGCTTGCCGCGCTTCACGCCGCCGAAGGGCCTTATGGCCGCTATCCTGCCGGGCCCCTCAGCGCCGAGGATGCCGACGGTCCCGTCTTCAGCATCGGCGAAGCCGACCGTGCAGTGCTCGGCGACCGGCTCGCCGCCGCGCTGGAGCATGCGCATCTTCTGGTCTACCGCCCGCGCGAGGCGAGCCCCGCCGCCCTGCAGACCTTGCTGTCCGCCGGCTGGAGCACGACCGGCATCGTCACGCTCTCCCAGCTCGTTTCCTTCCTCGCCTTTCAGATCCGCGTCGTCGCCGGCCTGAAGACCCTTGCAGCCGCCTGA